The window ATTTGAACGTAACAAACCGCACGTCAACGTAGGCACCATCGGTCACGTTGACCACGGTAAAACCACTCTGACCGCCGCTCTGACTCGCGTTTGCTCCGAAGTTTTCGGTAGCGCCCGTGTCGACTTCGACAAGATCGATAGCGCCCCGGAAGAGAAAGCGCGCGGTATCACCATCAACACCGCGCACGTTGAGTATGACTCGGCCGTGCGCCACTACGCGCATGTTGACTGCCCGGGCCACGCTGACTATGTGAAGAACATGATCACCGGTGCTGCGCAGATGGACGGCGCGATCCTGGTGTGCTCGGCTGCCGACGGCCCGATGCCGCAGACCCGCGAACACATCCTGCTGTCCCGCCAGGTAGGCGTTCCTTACATTGTCGTGTTCCTGAACAAGGCCGACATGGTGGACGACGCCGAGCTGCTGGAGCTGGTCGAGATGGAAGTTCGTGACCTGCTGTCCACCTATGACTTCCCGGGCGACGACACGCCGATCATCATCGGCTCCGCGCTGATGGCGCTGAACGGTCAAGACGACAACGAAATGGGCACCAGCGCCGTCAAGAAGCTGGTCGAGACTCTGGACAGCTACATTCCGGAGCCGGTTCGTGCCATCGACAAGCCGTTCCTGATGCCGATCGAAGACGTGTTCTCCATCTCCGGTCGCGGTACCGTGGTAACCGGTCGTGTTGAGCGCGGCATCGTCAAGATCCAGGAAGAAATCGAGATCGTTGGTCTGCGTGACACCGTCAAGACCACCTGCACCGGCGTGGAAATGTTCCGCAAGCTGCTCGACGAAGGTCGTGCTGGCGAGAACTGCGGTATCCTGCTGCGCGGCACCAAGCGTGACGACGTGGAGCGTGGTCAGGTGCTGGCCAAGCCGGGCACCATCAAGCCGCACACCAAGTTTGAAGCTGAAGTGTACGTGCTGAGCAAGGAAGAAGGCGGTCGTCACACTCCGTTCTTCAAGGGCTACCGTCCGCAGTTCTACTTCCGTACCACTGACGTGACCGGTAACTGCGAGCTGCCGGAAGGCGTTGAGATGGTGATGCCGGGTGACAACGTTAAGATGGTGGTTACCCTGATCAAGCCGATCGCCATGGAAGACGGCCTGCGTTTCGCGATTCGCGAAGGTGGTCGTACCGTTGGTGCTGGCGTGGTTGCCAAGGTCGTCGAGTAATCGAGGATCGCGGTAAAAGAAAAGGCCCTTCGGGGCCTTTTCTGTTTTCTGTGCAAAAGTTGACACCCATCGGGCGCATCCGTACAATCACGCCTCCTTTTAACGGGCGTAGTCCGTCCGTTGGGGATAGCAGAGATAGAGTCTGAGGTCAAAATGCAAAACCAACAAATCCGTATTCGGTTGAAGGCTTTTGACCATCGCCTGATCGATCAATCTACCCAGGAAATCGTGGAAACCGCGAAACGTACTGGTGCTCAGGTGCGTGGTCCTATTCCTCTGCCTACTCGCAAGGAGCGTTTCACTGTACTGGTCTCCCCGCACGTCAATAAAGACGCGCGTGATCAGTATGAGATTCGCACTCATAAGCGTGTTCTGGACATCGTCCAGCCGACGGATAAAACCGTTGATGCGCTGATGAAGCTTGATCTTGCGGCTGGCGTGGAAGTGCAGATCAGCCTCGGCTAAAACCTTGGGGTTTTAGTCGTGTAACGCTCTGAAATGGGCGGCCATAGCGGGTGAAAGCCCCGTACACTTATGAGGTTTACAACATGACTATTGGTGTAGTCGGGCGTAAGTGCGGTATGACCCGCATTTTCACCGAAGAAGGTGTCTCCATTCCGGTTACGGTCATTGAGATCGAGCCGAATCGCGTCACCCAGTTCAAAAATGAAGAGAGCGATGGCTATCGCGCTGTGCAGGTTACCGTTGGTGAGCGTCGTGCTTCCCGTGTAACCAAGGCTCAGGCTGGTCACTTTGCCAAGGCAAACGTCGCTGCTGGTCGTGGTGTTTGGGAATTCCGTCTTGAAGAAGGCGAGTACCAAGCTGGCGATCAGATCACTGCAGAATTGTTCCAGGCGGGTCAGCTGGTGGATGTCACTGGCGAATCCAAGGGTAAAGGCTTCGCCGGTACCATCAAGCGCTGGAACTTCCGTGGTCAAGACAACACCCACGGTAACTCCGTCTCTCACCGCGCTCCAGGCTCCATCGGCCAGTGCCAGACTCCTGGTCGTGTATTCAAGGGCAAAAAAATGTCCGGTCATATGGGCGCTGAGCGCGTGACCGTGCAGTCCCTGGAAGTTGTGCGCGTCGACGCTGAACGCAATCTGCTGCTCGTTAAGGGCGCCGTTCCTGGCGCTGCTGGCGGCAACCTGGTTGTGCGTCCGGCTGCCAAGGCTCGCGGTTAAGGGGAGATGCTGAGATGCAATTGAATGTAAATAACGCTCAGGCGATCGAAGTCTCCGAAACGACCTTCGGTAGCGAATTCAACGAGACCCTGGTTCACCAGGCCGTTGTCGCTTACATGGCTGGCGGCCGTCAGGGCAGCAAGCAGCAGAAGACCCGTTCCGATGTGTCCGGCGGTGGCAAGCGTCCGTGGCGCCAGAAGGGCACTGGTCGTGCTCGTGCTGGTACTACTCGTGGTCCGATTTGGCGTGGTGGTGGTGTGACCTTCGCAGCGCGCCCGCAGAACCACGATCAAAAGCTCAACAAGAAGATGTATCGCGCCGCTCTGCGCTCGATTCTGTCCGAGTTGGTGCGTTTGGATCGTCTGGTTGTGGTCGAAGACTTCGCTGTCGAAGCACCGAAAACCAAGGTTCTCCTGGATAAGCTGAATGGCATGGGTCTGAACGATGTTCTGATCGTGTCTGACGCTGTTGATCAGAACCTGTACCTGGCTGCGCGCAACCTGCCGCACGTCGACGTACGTGACGTTCAAGGTTCCGACCCGGTCAGCCTGATCGCCTACGACAAGGTGTTGATCACCGTGTCCGCCGTGAAGAAATTCGAGGAGCTGCTGGGATGAACCAGGAACGCGTATTCAAAGTGCTGGTTGGCCCGCATATCTCTGAGAAGGCCACCGGCCTGGCAGATGGCAAAAGCCAATTCGTTTTCAAGGTTGCTACCGATGCAACCAAGCTGGAAATCAAGAAGGCCGTCGAAAGCCTGTTCAGCGTGAAGGTCGCCACCGTCAACACCCTGAATGTTCAGGGTAAGACCAAGCGCACCGCTCGCGGTCTGGGCAAGCGCAACGACTGGAAGAAGGCGTACATCGCTCTTCAGCCGGGCCAAGATCTCGATTTCACCAGCAGTGCTGAGTAAGGTAGGGGCGCATCATGGCAATCGTTAAATGCAAACCGACTTCCGCTGGCCGCCGTTTCGTGGTCAAAGTGGTCAATCAGGAGCTGCACAAAGGCGCTCCTTATGCTCCGCTGCTCGAGAAGAAGTCGAAGACTGGCGGCCGTAACAACAACGGTCGTATCACTACTCGCCACATTGGTGGTGGTCACAAGCAGCACTATCGTCTGGTCGATTTCCGTCGCAACAAGGACGGCATCCCTGCCGTTGTTGAGCGTGTGGAATACGATCCGAACCGTACTGCTCACATCGCCCTGCTGAAGTATGCCGACGGCGAGCGTCGCTACATCATCGCGCCGAAAGGTGTGAGTGCTGGCGATCAGTTGATCTCCGGTTCTGCTGCGCCGATCAAGGCTGGTAACAGCCTTCCGCTGCGCAACATTCCGCTCGGTTCGACCATTCATGGTATCGAGCTGAAGCCGGGCAAGGGTGCTCAGATCGCGCGTTCCGCTGGTGCTTCCGCTCAGCTGGTCGCTCGTGAAGGTGCCTATGTCACCCTGCGTCTGCGCTCCGGCGAGATGCGCAAAGTGCTGGCTGAGTGCCGTGCGACTCTGGGTGAGGTCTCGAACTCCGAGCACAGCCTGCGTTCGCTGGGTAAGGCCGGTGCCAAGCGTTGGCGTGGTGTTCGCCCGACCGTTCGCGGTGTGGCGATGAACCCGGTTGACCACCCGCATGGTGGTGGTGAAGGTCGTACCTCTGGTGGCCGTCATCCGGTGTCTCCATGGGGCTTCCCGACTAAGGGCGCGAAGACTCGTGGTAACAAGCGCACCGATAACATGATCGTCCGTCGTCGCAAGTAACTAGAGGGATACGACAGTGCCGCGTTCTCTGAAAAAAGGTCCTTTTATCGATCTTCACCTACTGAAGAAGGTCGAAGTGGCGGTGGAAAAGAACGATCGCAAGCCGGTTAAAACCTGGTCGCGTCGTTCCATGATCCTGCCGCAAATGGTCGGTCTGACCATTGCTGTACATAACGGTCGTCAACATGTCCCGGTTCTCATTAACGAAGACATGGTCGGTCACAAACTCGGCGAGTTCGCTGGTACCCGCACTTACCGTGGGCACGTGGCGGACAAGAAAGCCAAGCGTTAAGGGGTTAGGAATGATGGAAGTAGCCGCTAAGCTGTCGGGCGCTCGAATCTCTGCCCAGAAAGCCCGCTTGGTCGCCGACCAGATCCGCGGGAAGAAGGTGGGCGAAGCGCTCAATCTCCTGGCTTTCAGCAGTAAGAAAGCCGCCGAGATCATGAAGAAAGTGCTGGAGTCGGCCGTTGCCAACGCCGAGCACAACGAAGGCGCAGATGTGGATGATCTGAAGGTCTCCACTGTCTTCGTCAACGAAGGGCGTTCGCTTAAGCGCATCATGCCGCGTGCCAAAGGCCGCGCTGATCGCATCGTCAAGCGGTCTTGCCATATCACTGTCAAGGTTGCGGACAAGTAACGGAGTCGATCAGATGGGTCAGAAAGTACATCCCACTGGCATTCGCCTGGGAATCGTCAAGGAGCACACCTCCGTTTGGTATGCCGATAAGCGCACTTATGCCGATTATCTGTTTGCCGACCTGAAGGTTCGTGAATACCTCCAAGACAAACTAAAAAGCGCGTCCGTAAGCCGTATCGACATCGCTCGTCCGGCTCAGACTGCACGCATCACCATCCACACCGCCCGTCCTGGTATCGTGATTGGCAAGAAAGGTGAAGATGTTGAAAAGCTGCGTCAGGACCTGACCAAGCAAATGGGTGTGCCGGTGCACATCAACATCGAAGAGATCCGCAAGCCGGAGCTCGACGGTATGCTGGTAGCACAAAGCGTTGCTCAGCAGCTGGAGCGTCGCGTGATGTTCCGTCGCGCCATGAAGCGCGCCGTACAGAACGCCATGCGCATTGGTGCCAAGGGCATCAAGATCCAGGTGAGCGGTCGTCTTGGTGGTGCGGAAATCGCACGTACCGAATGGTATCGCGAAGGTCGTGTGCCTCTGCACACCCTGCGTGCCGATATCGATTACGCCACTTACGAAGCGCACACCACCTACGGTGTGATCGGTGTGAAGGTTTGGATCTTCAAGGGTGAGGTCATTGGTGGCCGCCAAGAAGAGCTGAAGCCGCAAGCGCCCGCGCCTCGTAAAAAAGCTGCCAAGTAAGGAGTACGCAAAATGCTACAACCTAAGCGTACAAAATTCCGCAAGCAGATGACCGGTCACAACCGTGGTTTGGCTCAGCGCGGTAGCAAAGTTAGCTTTGGCGAGTTTGCGCTGAAGTCTGTTGCTCGTGGTCGTCTTACTGCCCGCCAGATCGAGTCCGCTCGTCGTGCTCTGACTCGTCACGTGAAGCGTGGCGGGAAAATCTGGATTCGCGTGTTCCCGGACAAGCCGGTTACCAAGAAGCCTCTCGAAGTGCGGATGGGTAAAGGTAAGGGTAGCGTCGAGTACTGGGTGGCCCAGATTCAGCCGGGCAAGGTCCTGTATGAAATCGAGGGTGTTTCTGAAGAGTTGGCGCGTGAGGCTTTCGCCCTGGCTGCTGCAAAGCTGCCAATCGCCACCTCCTTTGTTAAGCGGACGGTGATGTGATGAAAGCGAATGAACTTCGTGAAAAATCAGCACAGCAGCTGAACGAGCAATTGCTTGGTCTGCTGCGCGATCAGTTCAATCTGCGTATGCAGAAGGCGACTGGTCAGTTGGGGCAGTCTCACCTGCTCTCGCAAGTTAAGCGTGACATCGCTCGCGTGAAGACTGTGCTCAACCAGCAGGCAGGTAAGTAATCATGGCTGAAGCCGAAAAAACCGTCCGCACGCTGACCGGCCGCGTTGTCAGCGACAAGATGGACAAGACCATCACCGTACTGATCGAGCGTCGCGTTAAGCACCCGATCTACGGTAAGTACGTCAAGCGTTCGACCAAGCTGCACGTCCATGACGAAACCAATCAGTGCCATATCGGCG is drawn from Pseudomonas cavernae and contains these coding sequences:
- the rpsQ gene encoding 30S ribosomal protein S17; the encoded protein is MAEAEKTVRTLTGRVVSDKMDKTITVLIERRVKHPIYGKYVKRSTKLHVHDETNQCHIGDKVSIRETRPLAKTKSWALVEIVERAVEV
- the rplP gene encoding 50S ribosomal protein L16, producing MLQPKRTKFRKQMTGHNRGLAQRGSKVSFGEFALKSVARGRLTARQIESARRALTRHVKRGGKIWIRVFPDKPVTKKPLEVRMGKGKGSVEYWVAQIQPGKVLYEIEGVSEELAREAFALAAAKLPIATSFVKRTVM
- the rpsS gene encoding 30S ribosomal protein S19; its protein translation is MPRSLKKGPFIDLHLLKKVEVAVEKNDRKPVKTWSRRSMILPQMVGLTIAVHNGRQHVPVLINEDMVGHKLGEFAGTRTYRGHVADKKAKR
- the rplW gene encoding 50S ribosomal protein L23 — translated: MNQERVFKVLVGPHISEKATGLADGKSQFVFKVATDATKLEIKKAVESLFSVKVATVNTLNVQGKTKRTARGLGKRNDWKKAYIALQPGQDLDFTSSAE
- the rplC gene encoding 50S ribosomal protein L3; this encodes MTIGVVGRKCGMTRIFTEEGVSIPVTVIEIEPNRVTQFKNEESDGYRAVQVTVGERRASRVTKAQAGHFAKANVAAGRGVWEFRLEEGEYQAGDQITAELFQAGQLVDVTGESKGKGFAGTIKRWNFRGQDNTHGNSVSHRAPGSIGQCQTPGRVFKGKKMSGHMGAERVTVQSLEVVRVDAERNLLLVKGAVPGAAGGNLVVRPAAKARG
- the tuf gene encoding elongation factor Tu, translating into MAKEKFERNKPHVNVGTIGHVDHGKTTLTAALTRVCSEVFGSARVDFDKIDSAPEEKARGITINTAHVEYDSAVRHYAHVDCPGHADYVKNMITGAAQMDGAILVCSAADGPMPQTREHILLSRQVGVPYIVVFLNKADMVDDAELLELVEMEVRDLLSTYDFPGDDTPIIIGSALMALNGQDDNEMGTSAVKKLVETLDSYIPEPVRAIDKPFLMPIEDVFSISGRGTVVTGRVERGIVKIQEEIEIVGLRDTVKTTCTGVEMFRKLLDEGRAGENCGILLRGTKRDDVERGQVLAKPGTIKPHTKFEAEVYVLSKEEGGRHTPFFKGYRPQFYFRTTDVTGNCELPEGVEMVMPGDNVKMVVTLIKPIAMEDGLRFAIREGGRTVGAGVVAKVVE
- the rplD gene encoding 50S ribosomal protein L4, giving the protein MQLNVNNAQAIEVSETTFGSEFNETLVHQAVVAYMAGGRQGSKQQKTRSDVSGGGKRPWRQKGTGRARAGTTRGPIWRGGGVTFAARPQNHDQKLNKKMYRAALRSILSELVRLDRLVVVEDFAVEAPKTKVLLDKLNGMGLNDVLIVSDAVDQNLYLAARNLPHVDVRDVQGSDPVSLIAYDKVLITVSAVKKFEELLG
- the rplB gene encoding 50S ribosomal protein L2; protein product: MAIVKCKPTSAGRRFVVKVVNQELHKGAPYAPLLEKKSKTGGRNNNGRITTRHIGGGHKQHYRLVDFRRNKDGIPAVVERVEYDPNRTAHIALLKYADGERRYIIAPKGVSAGDQLISGSAAPIKAGNSLPLRNIPLGSTIHGIELKPGKGAQIARSAGASAQLVAREGAYVTLRLRSGEMRKVLAECRATLGEVSNSEHSLRSLGKAGAKRWRGVRPTVRGVAMNPVDHPHGGGEGRTSGGRHPVSPWGFPTKGAKTRGNKRTDNMIVRRRK
- the rpmC gene encoding 50S ribosomal protein L29, with amino-acid sequence MKANELREKSAQQLNEQLLGLLRDQFNLRMQKATGQLGQSHLLSQVKRDIARVKTVLNQQAGK
- the rplV gene encoding 50S ribosomal protein L22, translating into MEVAAKLSGARISAQKARLVADQIRGKKVGEALNLLAFSSKKAAEIMKKVLESAVANAEHNEGADVDDLKVSTVFVNEGRSLKRIMPRAKGRADRIVKRSCHITVKVADK
- the rpsJ gene encoding 30S ribosomal protein S10: MQNQQIRIRLKAFDHRLIDQSTQEIVETAKRTGAQVRGPIPLPTRKERFTVLVSPHVNKDARDQYEIRTHKRVLDIVQPTDKTVDALMKLDLAAGVEVQISLG
- the rpsC gene encoding 30S ribosomal protein S3 translates to MGQKVHPTGIRLGIVKEHTSVWYADKRTYADYLFADLKVREYLQDKLKSASVSRIDIARPAQTARITIHTARPGIVIGKKGEDVEKLRQDLTKQMGVPVHINIEEIRKPELDGMLVAQSVAQQLERRVMFRRAMKRAVQNAMRIGAKGIKIQVSGRLGGAEIARTEWYREGRVPLHTLRADIDYATYEAHTTYGVIGVKVWIFKGEVIGGRQEELKPQAPAPRKKAAK